Part of the Gramella sp. Hel_I_59 genome, GGTTTAACTGGAATACTCCCAATCTGTTAAAAATTAGATATTTTTCAACGATTTTGATAAAGTGTGATCCATTCCTCAATGGTCATTCTGGTCATAAGCTCACCTATAAGATCATAAGGAATAGTTTGCATATTCTTAAACCGAACACAACTTTTTCCCATATCAGGTTTCTTTCCAGTGATACTTTTATAGTTAACTACAAACCAATTTCTAAGCTCAGCATCTGCATAAATACCTGAATGATACAGCGCAAGGTAATTTTTTTGATTTGCAAGATGGGTAAAGGGAAGTGGTAGCTCAGGATTACAATGGTATCCATCAGGAAATATAGAATGTGGCACCACGTAACCTATCATTTTATAATTCATGGTTTCCTCGAAGCCTTTGGGTAGGTTCTCCAGAATGGTCTTTCTCAAATTTTCAAGTGCTTCTCTTCTTTCTGCTGGAACTGCGGAAATATACTGTTCTGGAGAATTTGCTTCAATTTGCATGATCTTATTTTCTTCAATATAAGAAATGCCGTGGATTCTTTTTATAAACTTTTACTTCTGAAGTTTTTGATGTAAAGAACACCCAGAATAGGACCTGCAGCGAGTACCAGGAAGATATATTGCTGCGGAAATAGATCCTGACTTATATCGACAACCTGGATACTCACGATAGTGATCGCATATCCTATAGAGTTGACTAAGGTAAGTGCAGTTCCCCGACCTTCAGCAGGAGCAGATCTTGCGATAAGTGTTGAAAATAATGGAGAATCGGCAATGACCATTACACCCCAGAAGATCAGAAAAATAATAAAGAACACTTCCGAAGCAAATAACATTAGCAAAGGAGATATGAGACAACATACTCCTGAAAAGATCAATGCTATTCTGGCAACACGAGCCACGCCGAATCTTTCAGATAAAATACCACTGATAGCACAAGCCACCGCTCCAGAACCAATAATGAGAAAACTATAAAGAGGAATATTCGAAATACTATCAGGATGTAAATTATTGTAAATCTTCAACATAAGAGGCACAAAAGCCCAAAAGGCGTAGAGTTCCCACATATGGCCAAAATACCCGAATGCAGCGCTTCGAAAATTAGAATTACGGAAGAGTTTGAGAATATTAGCAGAATTTTTAGCCTGATGAGGTTTCCGAAATGGTCCGTCGGGAACCAGCATCTTGAGGAGAAGTCCGCCCAGAAGCGCCAATGTGCTTGTGCTAATGATCACCACATTCCAGCTCAACTGCACAGTTTCGCTGGTAGCTTTTAATAAATGAGGAAAACCAGTACCCAGAACCAGTGCGCCCACCAGAAACCCCAGAGATCTGCCCAATCCTTTCTCGAAGTGATCTGAAGCTATTTTCATCCCAACCGGATAGATGCCTGCCAGGGAGAATCCTACCAGAAACCTAAAAATCATTAGACTATACAGGTTGTTCTCTTCCAAGATCGTGGAGAGATTGAAAATTGAACCGAAAATGGCACACAGAAAAAAAACAAGTGTTGGAGAGAACTTATCTGAAATGCTTAAAAAAGCAAACAATAAGGTCCCGAGAATAAATCCAGATTGTACGGCAGAGGTAAGTAAGCTTAGAGCATTGGAAGATAACTCGAATACTGAAATTAGCTCTGGCATCACTGCATTACCCGCAAACCATAATGAGGTACAGCAAAATTGAGCAATTACAATAACAGGTAATATCCGGGAAGGTACTTTCAAGAATGAGTTGTTTTCTTACTGGATATCACCTGTTTTATTGCATTTAGCTAAGTAGCTAAATTAATCTTTTAATGCATTATCTGGCATCGTTACATCCTCGTCTTTTAAATACTTGTCCAGAAATGCAAGAATTTGCCGGTATCCTTTGATCTCATTTTCTTTCTTAATGAAGCCGTGACCTTCATCTGGGAAGACCATATATTCCACAGGAACATCGTTCGCTTTTACTGCCTCCACGATTTCATCAGATTCAACCTGCAGTACTCGTGGGTCATTGGCGCCCTGTAAAACCATGATCGGGTTCTTTACATTTTCAGCATGGAACAGAGGAGAGATCTTTTTAAGTCTGATGGAATCTTTTGTAGTAGGATCGCCTAATTCATCATAAAGTGCTTTCCTAAAGGATTCCCAATAAGGCGGAATAGATTTTAAAGTTCTTAACCAGTTGGTGACCCCAAAAATGTTTACACCCACTTCAAACTCATCTGGTTCGAAGGTCATCGCGGCCATGGTCATATAACCTCCGTAACTACCGCCAATGATTCCAATCTGGTCTTCATTGATATAATCCTGGGATGCCAGCCATTTCTTTCCATAGATCACATCCTGAAGATCTTTTTCTCCATGATTTTTGTCATCCATCTTATAAAAGCTAGCTCCATAACCACTACTACCCCGGTTGTTTACGGCGAGGACAGCGTATCCATGATTCACTAAATATTGTAAAAGGGCAAAATACCCTACACGGGATTGACCACCGGGTCCACCATGTACCCATACCAGGGCCGGTTTTTTATTATCTGCAGTAGCATTGAGAGGTTTGTAATAGATCGCAGGTATTTCCAAACCATCAAATGATTTATATCTTACCACCTCTGCAGAAACCAGGTTGTCTGGATCTATTTCCGGATTTAAAGTGCAGGTTAATTTTTTAATTTCCTTAGTCTCAATATTGTAAACGTAAATGTTATTTGGGGTTTTAGAAGTTCCAACCGTAAGTCTTAATAGCTCTTCACTATCAGAAAAATTTGCAGCCACAATATTACCATCCTTGATTTCTGGTAATTCCAATGGAGTCTGGCTTGCATTTTCCCACAATAGTAATTTATTTGCCCCGTCTTCGTTAATAGCGATCACTCTATAAGTGTCATTTTCACTCAGACTGCTATACATTACATCCCAGTTCGTTTCGTAAATCACATCAGACTCCTTCGTATCCAGATTATAAACCATTAATCGGCTAAACTCACCACCGTGATTGGTTGTATAGTAGAGCTCTGTCTCATCTTTGTTAAAACCTGTACCACTATAATAGAATCCCGGTTTGGATATTTCAGTCAGTTCCTCCGTCTCTGTGCTAAGTAAGAATAGTTGATTTTCGCTGGTAGTGATCTCATTAGATAATACAAGGTATTTTCCCGAAGCTGATATATCAGAAACCATATAACCTTTGTCATTCTTATAGAGCATTTTTGGTTCCCAACTACCAATTTCCATAGTATATACGTCAAAAAATTGCGCGTCTCGCTTGTTTGAAAGATAATACATGGCAGAATTAGTATCGTTCCAGCCACCGAACTCGGCCTTTTCATTTTCTCCCGGAGTCAGGTCCTTAGAGGTTCCATCCGGTTTTAACAGGTATAAATGGTTAATTTCGTTCCCTCCTTTATCTGCGGAATATAATATGTCGCCTGAGCCTGGTACATAATCCACCGCGAATAAAGATTCGTTTTCAGAATTTGTTACAGCAGTCTTGCTTCCATCTGAAATATCTATTTCATATAGATTAAATATGCCCGATTCATCACTGCTTATCAGGATTTTTGATTCATCTGGAGAAAAACTACCACCCGAAACACGAGTGTTTTCATAGAATTGCTCAATACTATATTCTGTAGGTTCTTGCTGAGCATTTACATTTAGTATGGCAGCAAGAAAAATAATAAGGAAACTGGTCGATTTCATTTTTTCGAGAATTAGTTAGACATGATGTTGGTTATCAGACTAATATACGAAAATTGAGTCTTCGAATATGAAGCTGTCTAAAACTATAGATATTGCTGATAATTATTGGTGAGTTCGTGTTTTTCATTCCCGGTATGTTTCGTCGCTGCCGGTTCAAATAACATTACCTGAACTTCATTTTTAGCTATTGGCTTATGCTCAACTCCCTTTGGAACAACGATGAACTCACCAGGATTAAGGGTGACAGAGCTATCCCGAAACTCGATCTTTAGCACTCCCGAAATGACCCAAAATAATTCGTCTTCATCATCATGCGCATGCCAGATAAACTCACCTTTGAGCTTAGCTAGCTTCACCTGCTGTCCATTCAATTCTCCAACAATTCTGGGATTCCAGTGATCCTGAAACTGGTCTAATTTTTCCTGAATATTGACTTTTTTCATTAGTGTATTATTGGTTCGATTAACCATTGATAGGCTTCGCCGAAATTCTCTCTCCACAACTTCTCATTGTGTTCTCCGTCTTCGACAAATTTCACGATCATATTTTGAGGTTCCAGACCTTTTGAAACAAGCAGATCTTGCATGGTATTCACTTCCTTATCCATGGAATCTGACTCTTTTCTCCCTGCCAATATATAAAACTTCTGATCGTTTACTATTTCTGAATTTCTTACTTTTTCATAGATCTGTTCACTAAACCAGAAGCTGGGAGAGAAGACTCCTATTTTACTGAAGACTTCAGGATATTCAAATGCTGCATAGAAGCTAATTAGTCCGCCCAGAGATGAACCAAAAATTCCTGTATTCGCCTGATCTTCCAGGGTACGATAGCTGGTATCTATATGCGGTTTAAGAGTTAATCTTATAAAATCAACATATTTCTTTCCATTCCCTCCACCATACTTTTCGTTTGGATAAGGCGTAAGTTCTGAAATCCTATCGTCCCCACCATGCTCAATGGCTACAATGATCGCTTTCTTTGAATTAGTTTCGTCCAGGAATTCATCGACATTCCATTCACCAGCATAGGCGGTAGAATCATCAAAGACATTCTGTGCATCGTGCATATAAATGACTGGATATTTCTGCTCATCCAAATCGTAATTTGCAGGAAGATAGATCCATATCTTTTTATGGCT contains:
- a CDS encoding DUF1801 domain-containing protein; amino-acid sequence: MQIEANSPEQYISAVPAERREALENLRKTILENLPKGFEETMNYKMIGYVVPHSIFPDGYHCNPELPLPFTHLANQKNYLALYHSGIYADAELRNWFVVNYKSITGKKPDMGKSCVRFKNMQTIPYDLIGELMTRMTIEEWITLYQNR
- a CDS encoding MFS transporter — encoded protein: MPELISVFELSSNALSLLTSAVQSGFILGTLLFAFLSISDKFSPTLVFFLCAIFGSIFNLSTILEENNLYSLMIFRFLVGFSLAGIYPVGMKIASDHFEKGLGRSLGFLVGALVLGTGFPHLLKATSETVQLSWNVVIISTSTLALLGGLLLKMLVPDGPFRKPHQAKNSANILKLFRNSNFRSAAFGYFGHMWELYAFWAFVPLMLKIYNNLHPDSISNIPLYSFLIIGSGAVACAISGILSERFGVARVARIALIFSGVCCLISPLLMLFASEVFFIIFLIFWGVMVIADSPLFSTLIARSAPAEGRGTALTLVNSIGYAITIVSIQVVDISQDLFPQQYIFLVLAAGPILGVLYIKNFRSKSL
- a CDS encoding alpha/beta fold hydrolase, with product MKSTSFLIIFLAAILNVNAQQEPTEYSIEQFYENTRVSGGSFSPDESKILISSDESGIFNLYEIDISDGSKTAVTNSENESLFAVDYVPGSGDILYSADKGGNEINHLYLLKPDGTSKDLTPGENEKAEFGGWNDTNSAMYYLSNKRDAQFFDVYTMEIGSWEPKMLYKNDKGYMVSDISASGKYLVLSNEITTSENQLFLLSTETEELTEISKPGFYYSGTGFNKDETELYYTTNHGGEFSRLMVYNLDTKESDVIYETNWDVMYSSLSENDTYRVIAINEDGANKLLLWENASQTPLELPEIKDGNIVAANFSDSEELLRLTVGTSKTPNNIYVYNIETKEIKKLTCTLNPEIDPDNLVSAEVVRYKSFDGLEIPAIYYKPLNATADNKKPALVWVHGGPGGQSRVGYFALLQYLVNHGYAVLAVNNRGSSGYGASFYKMDDKNHGEKDLQDVIYGKKWLASQDYINEDQIGIIGGSYGGYMTMAAMTFEPDEFEVGVNIFGVTNWLRTLKSIPPYWESFRKALYDELGDPTTKDSIRLKKISPLFHAENVKNPIMVLQGANDPRVLQVESDEIVEAVKANDVPVEYMVFPDEGHGFIKKENEIKGYRQILAFLDKYLKDEDVTMPDNALKD
- a CDS encoding cupin domain-containing protein, whose product is MKKVNIQEKLDQFQDHWNPRIVGELNGQQVKLAKLKGEFIWHAHDDEDELFWVISGVLKIEFRDSSVTLNPGEFIVVPKGVEHKPIAKNEVQVMLFEPAATKHTGNEKHELTNNYQQYL
- a CDS encoding alpha/beta hydrolase-fold protein, with product MRNLFSIIFLSLFCPALLMAQSTLSKNVETFEIEAPQLNSHKKIWIYLPANYDLDEQKYPVIYMHDAQNVFDDSTAYAGEWNVDEFLDETNSKKAIIVAIEHGGDDRISELTPYPNEKYGGGNGKKYVDFIRLTLKPHIDTSYRTLEDQANTGIFGSSLGGLISFYAAFEYPEVFSKIGVFSPSFWFSEQIYEKVRNSEIVNDQKFYILAGRKESDSMDKEVNTMQDLLVSKGLEPQNMIVKFVEDGEHNEKLWRENFGEAYQWLIEPIIH